In Candidatus Nealsonbacteria bacterium DGGOD1a, one DNA window encodes the following:
- a CDS encoding permease-like cell division protein FtsX produces MFTSIKRIIGLGWHNLSRDGGIAIANIFIIMIPILLTSLLFEMKDVSAFLIREFQSKADISVYFNESVSENDILRVKDKINQIPGIENVQYVSKDQALEDFKIRHQNDAVLLESLNEINGNPLVSLLNVSAVSTVKFDEVSALLAQDEYKDMVNRVNYNEKKEVIQKIFAITENTKKVGLILFAILGFISVIVTYNTIRTAILSRGREIAIQRLVGASRWFVRGQFLVEGLIFGILGAVFSFLIAATICWYLSPMLAAILPGMSLWQNFFGGIWTLIGIQIGIGAGLGIFSSMIAITRYLKV; encoded by the coding sequence ATGTTTACTTCCATCAAAAGAATAATCGGTTTGGGTTGGCACAATTTGAGCCGCGACGGCGGAATCGCGATAGCCAATATTTTCATAATAATGATTCCGATTTTGCTCACTTCGCTGTTGTTCGAGATGAAGGATGTGAGCGCTTTTTTGATCAGAGAATTCCAATCCAAGGCGGATATTTCGGTTTATTTCAACGAGAGCGTTTCCGAAAACGACATTTTGAGAGTTAAGGACAAAATCAATCAAATCCCGGGCATTGAAAATGTGCAGTATGTGTCCAAAGACCAGGCGTTGGAAGATTTCAAGATTCGCCACCAAAATGACGCGGTTTTGTTGGAATCGCTCAATGAGATCAACGGCAATCCGCTTGTTTCGTTATTGAATGTGAGCGCGGTATCAACGGTGAAGTTTGACGAAGTTTCCGCGTTGCTGGCGCAGGATGAATATAAGGATATGGTGAACCGCGTGAATTATAACGAAAAAAAAGAAGTAATCCAAAAGATTTTCGCGATCACCGAAAACACCAAGAAGGTCGGGTTGATATTGTTCGCCATTCTCGGCTTTATATCGGTGATTGTCACTTATAACACTATCCGGACGGCTATTTTGAGCCGCGGCCGCGAGATTGCCATCCAGCGGCTTGTGGGCGCGTCGCGATGGTTTGTGCGCGGGCAGTTTTTGGTTGAAGGGTTGATTTTCGGCATTTTGGGCGCGGTGTTTTCATTTTTAATCGCGGCGACGATTTGCTGGTATTTGAGCCCGATGCTGGCCGCAATTCTTCCCGGGATGAGTTTGTGGCAGAATTTCTTTGGCGGAATTTGGACTCTGATCGGAATCCAGATCGGTATCGGCGCCGGACTGGGAATTTTTTCCAGTATGATCGCCATTACCCGCTACTTGAAAGTCTGA
- a CDS encoding ATP-binding cassette domain-containing protein yields the protein MIKFNDITKVYDSRTAGANNIVALDGVSFGIMPGEFVSVVGRSGAGKTTLFKLMLVEEKPTNGSILFKDQNIYKLKQGNLNGLRRSIGAVFQDYKLLPNMTVRDNIAYVMKVIGASDTEIRRDVPRILEIVELSDREKNFPAELSGGERQRVAIARALIHRPEVVLADEPTGNLDPYHTLDILKLLLKINEMGTTVVLATHNREIVNKLKRRVVTLEKGKVIRDEEKGRFAL from the coding sequence ATGATTAAATTTAACGACATCACGAAAGTTTATGATTCGCGAACCGCGGGCGCCAACAATATCGTGGCGCTGGATGGAGTTTCGTTTGGCATAATGCCGGGCGAATTTGTGTCGGTGGTGGGTCGGTCGGGCGCGGGCAAAACCACGCTTTTCAAGCTGATGCTGGTTGAAGAAAAACCGACCAACGGCAGTATTTTATTCAAAGACCAGAACATTTACAAATTGAAGCAAGGGAATCTCAATGGTTTGCGCCGCAGCATTGGCGCGGTTTTTCAAGATTACAAACTTTTGCCAAATATGACCGTGCGCGACAATATCGCCTATGTGATGAAAGTTATCGGCGCCAGCGACACTGAAATTAGGCGGGATGTGCCGCGGATATTGGAGATCGTGGAATTGTCCGACCGCGAGAAAAATTTTCCGGCCGAGCTTTCCGGCGGCGAACGCCAGCGGGTAGCCATTGCGCGCGCGCTGATCCACCGGCCCGAAGTGGTGCTGGCCGATGAACCCACCGGCAATCTTGACCCTTATCACACTTTGGATATTTTAAAGCTTCTGCTCAAAATCAATGAGATGGGCACGACCGTGGTGCTGGCCACGCATAACCGCGAGATTGTCAATAAACTTAAAAGACGCGTAGTGACTCTGGAAAAAGGCAAGGTTATCCGCGACGAAGAGAAGGGAAGGTTCGCTCTCTAA
- the prfB gene encoding peptide chain release factor 2 (programmed frameshift), whose translation MADTNSRINELRDKLHLLMDVFDFRAKKEKIKELEIETSRPDFWSSPDAASRVSEELASLKKTVEDFENLEVELELLVDAGDNEAIAQALKKLEAIEQIVFLSGKYDRENAILTIHSGAGGQDAQDWGAMLLRMYNRYCERKGFKTAILHESFGDGVTDGRVGYKEVSVYIKGLTAYGYLKKETGVHRLVRLSPFNAKHLRQTSFALVEVYPEFPKSELKNLELKPEDLRIDFYRSSGPGGQYVNKRESAVRITHIPTGIFTTCQTERVQGQNRDRAMELLKMKLFQLMRETRETELSKIKGERVSASWSNQIRNYVLDPYKLVKDTRTGVETTQVDEVLDGELDKFIEAEIKLA comes from the exons ATGGCGGACACAAATTCGCGGATCAACGAATTGCGGGATAAGCTCCATCTTTTGATGGAC GTCTTTGACTTTCGCGCCAAAAAAGAGAAGATAAAAGAATTGGAGATCGAAACTTCCCGGCCGGATTTTTGGAGTTCTCCCGATGCGGCGTCGCGAGTCAGCGAAGAGCTGGCCAGTTTGAAAAAAACGGTTGAAGATTTCGAGAATCTGGAAGTGGAACTGGAATTATTGGTTGACGCGGGGGACAACGAAGCGATCGCCCAAGCTCTCAAAAAACTTGAGGCAATCGAACAAATTGTTTTTTTGTCGGGCAAATATGACCGCGAAAACGCGATACTGACAATTCATTCCGGCGCGGGGGGCCAGGACGCGCAGGATTGGGGCGCGATGCTTTTGCGGATGTACAATCGTTATTGCGAGCGTAAAGGATTTAAAACCGCCATTTTGCACGAGTCGTTTGGCGATGGCGTTACCGACGGACGGGTTGGCTATAAAGAAGTTTCGGTATATATTAAAGGATTGACGGCATACGGTTATTTGAAAAAAGAAACCGGCGTTCATCGTTTGGTGAGGTTGTCTCCGTTCAACGCCAAACATTTGCGCCAGACATCATTCGCGCTGGTGGAAGTTTATCCCGAATTTCCGAAAAGCGAATTGAAAAATTTGGAATTGAAGCCCGAAGATTTGAGGATTGATTTCTACCGGTCGTCCGGTCCGGGCGGACAATATGTGAATAAACGCGAGTCGGCGGTGCGCATTACCCATATCCCGACAGGGATATTCACCACTTGCCAGACCGAGCGCGTGCAGGGGCAAAACCGCGACCGGGCCATGGAATTGTTAAAAATGAAGCTGTTCCAGCTGATGCGGGAAACGCGCGAGACCGAACTGTCGAAGATCAAAGGCGAGCGGGTTTCGGCCAGTTGGAGCAACCAGATCCGCAACTATGTGCTTGATCCCTACAAGCTGGTGAAAGATACGCGCACCGGAGTGGAAACGACGCAAGTGGACGAAGTCCTTGACGGAGAATTGGACAAATTTATCGAAGCGGAAATCAAGCTGGCATAA
- a CDS encoding UvrD-helicase domain-containing protein yields MAIDLEKLNKEQKTAVTHGEGPLLIVAGAGTGKTRAITHRIAWLVEQGLAKPEEILALTFTDKAAGEMEDRVDDLLSLAYADLWICTFHSFCERVLRQNGLDIGIPGNFKLVDQTAAWLLVRNNLDRLKLKYYKPLGNPAKFIHALLNHFSRCKDQGIFPADYLKYAKGAVEEKERLLELVRAYEHYRNLLMENNLLDFGDLLNYAVDLFKKRPAVLEKFRKQFKYILVDEFQDTNWIQYELVKLIAAPNNNLTVCADDDQAIYRWRGASFGNIVQFKRDFPEAESVVLTRNYRSCQNILDQAYNFIQANNPRRLEFIDKIDKRLIADADCDGVIRHLHFKSVEQEVQGVVNEIIKILKEEKNCGYGDFAILLRANESAGQFARACERSGVPAQFMALKGLYSKPAVLDIISYLKFLNNYHESSAVWRVINMPFLMIPNADIVKITQYGYKKSQSIYESLNELPLISGLTEHGIAGINKLLEMASKHGAIVRERKVSELMLSFLEDSGYLEQLVRQDRRGEIDFIGQFYGKIKDFEAANIDPNLKKFVDELDMEIESGEEGKLNFDPIKTPDAVQIMTIHSAKGLEFEYVFIANLVDRKFPTGARGDEIEIPEELANDPVPAGDAHLEEERRLFYVAMTRARRGLYLTSAADYGGIRPKKISRFLHEMGYNGDNHEDEVRTVRVANNYRKPQARGVLPGHFSFTQLAAFEKCPMQYKFAHILRIPTRGKAFFSYGKTMHNALYEFLFEMGNKKGSFKQLADIYKKNWIDEWYDGKSEKETYYKQGLESLKNFWKDFSVRRPRIHTINGVPALEQDFNLKIDGYSITGKIDRIDESGRGIEIIDYKTGAAKERLRPEDKMQLMIYQIAAKEVFDLNAEKLTYFYLNECKPLSFSPSGQDVVDERDKIASIIKEISKSDFRAKPGWQCEWCEFKAICDFSKKH; encoded by the coding sequence ATGGCGATTGATTTGGAAAAGTTAAATAAGGAGCAAAAAACCGCCGTTACCCATGGCGAGGGGCCGCTTTTGATCGTGGCGGGGGCGGGGACCGGGAAGACCAGGGCAATCACGCACCGGATCGCCTGGCTTGTTGAGCAAGGATTGGCCAAGCCCGAGGAGATTTTGGCGCTTACTTTCACCGACAAAGCCGCGGGCGAAATGGAAGACCGCGTGGACGATCTGTTGTCGCTTGCCTATGCCGATCTTTGGATATGCACTTTCCATTCGTTTTGCGAGCGGGTTTTGCGCCAAAACGGGCTGGATATCGGTATTCCGGGAAATTTCAAGCTGGTTGACCAAACCGCGGCGTGGCTTTTGGTGCGGAACAATCTTGACCGCTTGAAGTTGAAATATTACAAACCGCTGGGCAATCCGGCAAAGTTCATCCACGCCCTACTCAATCATTTCTCGCGGTGCAAAGACCAGGGAATATTTCCCGCGGATTATTTAAAGTATGCCAAAGGCGCGGTTGAAGAAAAAGAAAGGTTGCTTGAACTGGTCCGCGCTTATGAACATTATCGGAATTTATTAATGGAAAATAATTTGCTGGATTTCGGCGATTTGCTTAATTACGCGGTTGATCTTTTTAAAAAACGGCCCGCGGTTCTGGAAAAATTCCGCAAGCAATTCAAATATATTCTGGTGGATGAGTTTCAAGACACCAATTGGATACAATACGAGCTGGTTAAGCTTATCGCCGCCCCGAACAACAATCTTACCGTATGCGCCGACGACGACCAGGCGATTTATCGCTGGCGCGGCGCCAGTTTTGGCAATATCGTCCAGTTTAAGAGAGATTTTCCCGAAGCGGAGAGCGTGGTGCTGACGCGCAATTACCGTTCATGCCAGAATATTTTGGATCAGGCTTATAATTTTATCCAGGCCAACAATCCGCGGCGTTTAGAATTTATTGATAAAATAGACAAGCGTTTGATCGCTGACGCGGATTGCGATGGCGTCATCAGGCATTTGCATTTTAAAAGCGTGGAGCAGGAAGTGCAGGGCGTGGTCAATGAAATCATTAAAATTCTAAAGGAGGAAAAAAATTGCGGTTACGGCGATTTCGCGATTTTACTGCGGGCCAACGAGAGCGCCGGCCAATTCGCGCGCGCGTGCGAGCGGTCGGGCGTGCCGGCGCAATTTATGGCGTTAAAAGGTTTATATTCCAAGCCCGCGGTGCTGGACATCATTTCCTACCTGAAGTTTTTAAACAATTACCACGAAAGTTCGGCGGTGTGGCGGGTGATCAATATGCCGTTTTTGATGATTCCCAACGCGGATATCGTTAAAATTACCCAGTACGGGTATAAAAAATCCCAATCGATTTATGAGTCGTTAAACGAACTGCCGTTGATAAGCGGACTGACCGAGCACGGCATCGCGGGCATCAACAAATTGCTGGAAATGGCGTCAAAGCACGGCGCGATCGTGCGGGAAAGAAAAGTTTCCGAATTGATGCTGTCATTTTTGGAAGATTCGGGTTATCTGGAGCAATTGGTGCGCCAGGATCGCCGCGGCGAGATTGATTTTATAGGCCAATTTTATGGCAAAATCAAGGATTTTGAAGCGGCCAATATCGATCCCAATTTGAAAAAATTTGTTGATGAACTTGATATGGAAATCGAATCCGGAGAGGAAGGCAAATTGAATTTCGATCCGATTAAAACTCCGGACGCGGTGCAGATCATGACGATTCATTCCGCCAAAGGGCTGGAATTCGAGTATGTTTTCATCGCCAATCTTGTTGATCGGAAATTTCCGACCGGCGCGCGCGGCGACGAAATCGAAATTCCCGAGGAATTGGCAAACGATCCGGTTCCGGCCGGCGACGCGCATTTGGAAGAAGAAAGGCGTTTATTTTATGTGGCAATGACTCGGGCGCGGCGCGGATTGTATTTGACCTCGGCCGCGGACTATGGCGGGATAAGACCCAAAAAGATTTCGCGGTTTTTGCATGAAATGGGTTATAACGGCGACAACCATGAAGATGAAGTGCGTACGGTGCGCGTTGCCAACAACTACCGCAAGCCGCAAGCGCGCGGAGTTTTGCCGGGCCACTTTTCGTTCACGCAGTTGGCGGCGTTCGAGAAGTGTCCGATGCAATACAAATTTGCCCATATTTTGCGGATTCCCACGCGCGGTAAAGCGTTTTTCAGCTATGGCAAAACAATGCATAACGCGCTTTACGAATTCTTGTTTGAAATGGGAAACAAAAAAGGGAGTTTCAAACAGCTGGCGGATATTTACAAAAAAAATTGGATCGACGAATGGTACGACGGCAAGAGCGAAAAAGAAACATATTACAAACAAGGGCTGGAATCGTTAAAAAATTTTTGGAAAGATTTTTCGGTCCGCCGGCCGAGGATACACACCATCAATGGCGTGCCGGCGCTGGAGCAGGATTTCAATCTGAAAATCGACGGCTATTCCATCACGGGCAAGATTGACCGCATTGATGAAAGCGGACGCGGGATTGAAATCATTGATTACAAAACCGGCGCCGCCAAGGAGCGGTTGCGGCCCGAAGACAAGATGCAGTTGATGATTTACCAGATTGCGGCCAAGGAAGTATTCGACTTGAACGCGGAGAAATTGACTTATTTTTATTTAAACGAATGCAAGCCGTTATCATTTTCTCCGAGCGGGCAAGATGTGGTTGACGAGCGCGACAAGATCGCTTCCATAATCAAGGAAATCAGCAAAAGCGATTTCCGCGCCAAGCCGGGTTGGCAGTGCGAGTGGTGCGAGTTCAAAGCCATCTGTGATTTTTCCAAAAAACATTAA
- a CDS encoding iron-sulfur cluster assembly scaffold protein: protein MEHFSRPHNYGKIKNPDGVGKVGNLVCGDVMWLYIKVGKNKAGKEIIKDIKFETFGCVAAIATSSAITDLAKEKTLEEAIAIDKQEIVQSLGGLPPIKLHCSVLAADALAEAIFDYYAKQNRAIPKELEEKHHRIKKEKDIVEEKYKDWTQKEEEIHNQ from the coding sequence ATGGAACATTTTTCCCGGCCACACAACTATGGCAAGATCAAGAACCCTGACGGCGTCGGCAAAGTGGGTAACTTGGTCTGCGGCGATGTGATGTGGCTGTATATCAAAGTGGGCAAGAATAAAGCGGGAAAAGAAATCATCAAAGACATTAAATTTGAAACTTTCGGGTGCGTGGCGGCGATTGCCACTTCCAGCGCGATTACGGATTTGGCAAAAGAAAAAACTTTAGAAGAGGCGATTGCCATTGACAAGCAAGAGATCGTGCAAAGTTTGGGCGGCCTGCCGCCGATTAAATTGCATTGTTCGGTTTTGGCCGCCGACGCGCTGGCGGAAGCGATTTTTGATTATTACGCCAAGCAAAACCGCGCGATTCCCAAAGAATTGGAGGAAAAACATCATCGGATCAAAAAAGAAAAAGATATTGTGGAAGAAAAATACAAAGATTGGACGCAAAAAGAAGAAGAAATTCATAATCAATAA
- a CDS encoding cysteine desulfurase, with the protein MMVKKIIVKKNKSDRQLQPKRIYMDYGAATPVDPRAAKLAAGILPEIFANSMSFHSFGQDARAVLEQSRQDVASVIGAPAKEIIFTGSATESNNLALKGVMFANRQKGKHLIISPIEHACVMESAAWLEKQGFEVTRLKVDKYGLANPDDVAAAIRSDTVLVSVMHANNEIGTIEPIAEIGKICRDKGAYFHTDAAQSFGKIEIDVSKMNIDLLTASSQKIYGPKGAACLFVRQGVKIEPILHGGGQESGMRSSTVNVPAIYGFAQAALIAKKEMAKESARQIKLRDKLIAGILKNIPRSHLNGHPAKRLPGNANIWFEFVEGESMIIQMDINGIAASTGSACSSAKLTASHVLTAIGLKPQEAHGSLRLSIGRQTKDSDVNYVLKTLPKIITRLREISPFKAND; encoded by the coding sequence ATGATGGTTAAAAAAATAATTGTTAAGAAAAATAAAAGCGATCGTCAGTTGCAACCCAAGCGGATATATATGGATTATGGCGCGGCCACTCCGGTTGATCCGCGGGCGGCCAAACTTGCCGCCGGTATTTTGCCGGAAATTTTTGCCAATTCAATGTCGTTTCATTCTTTCGGCCAGGATGCCCGCGCGGTTTTGGAACAAAGCCGCCAAGATGTCGCGTCGGTTATCGGCGCGCCGGCGAAAGAAATTATTTTTACCGGATCGGCCACCGAAAGCAATAATTTGGCGTTGAAGGGCGTGATGTTTGCCAATCGCCAAAAAGGAAAACATCTGATCATCTCGCCGATTGAGCACGCGTGCGTGATGGAAAGCGCGGCGTGGCTGGAAAAGCAGGGATTTGAAGTGACGCGCCTCAAAGTTGACAAATACGGCTTGGCAAATCCCGACGATGTCGCCGCGGCAATCCGTTCCGACACGGTGCTGGTTTCGGTGATGCACGCCAACAATGAAATCGGCACGATTGAGCCGATTGCCGAAATCGGCAAGATATGCCGCGATAAAGGCGCGTATTTTCACACCGACGCGGCGCAATCATTCGGCAAAATTGAAATTGATGTTTCCAAAATGAACATTGATTTATTGACCGCCAGTTCGCAAAAAATTTACGGACCGAAAGGCGCGGCTTGTTTGTTCGTTCGCCAAGGAGTGAAAATCGAACCGATATTGCACGGCGGCGGCCAGGAATCGGGAATGCGTTCATCCACGGTGAATGTGCCGGCGATCTATGGTTTCGCGCAGGCGGCGTTGATCGCCAAAAAAGAAATGGCCAAAGAATCGGCGCGCCAGATAAAATTGCGCGATAAATTGATCGCCGGGATATTAAAAAACATTCCTCGTTCCCATTTAAACGGCCATCCGGCCAAACGCTTGCCGGGCAACGCCAACATTTGGTTTGAGTTTGTGGAGGGCGAGTCGATGATCATCCAGATGGACATCAACGGCATTGCCGCGTCGACCGGTTCGGCCTGCTCATCGGCCAAACTGACCGCCAGCCATGTGCTTACCGCCATCGGTTTAAAGCCCCAGGAGGCGCACGGCTCGCTCCGGTTGTCGATAGGGCGCCAGACCAAGGATTCGGATGTAAATTATGTTTTGAAAACCTTGCCCAAAATAATAACGAGGTTGAGAGAAATTTCGCCGTTTAAAGCCAATGACTAA
- a CDS encoding Rrf2 family transcriptional regulator, with product MKISTKVQYGLRAMAYLAQNSIDNRAVSVREIAIREKMPADYLEKIFAKLLKANLVAAKKGVRGGYIMGKSADKIKIGEIFNAIENPATKVKCIDGKCPRQNDCLTKCLWIKMQAAVSDFLDSVSLDDLINKKI from the coding sequence ATGAAGATATCCACCAAGGTGCAATACGGGTTGCGGGCGATGGCTTATTTGGCGCAAAATTCAATTGATAACCGCGCGGTGTCGGTGCGCGAGATTGCCATCCGCGAGAAAATGCCCGCGGATTATTTGGAAAAAATTTTCGCCAAGCTTTTGAAAGCGAATTTGGTGGCGGCCAAAAAGGGCGTGCGCGGCGGATATATTATGGGCAAAAGCGCGGACAAAATTAAGATCGGAGAGATTTTTAACGCCATTGAAAATCCGGCCACGAAAGTTAAGTGCATCGACGGCAAATGTCCGCGCCAAAACGATTGTTTAACCAAATGCCTGTGGATCAAAATGCAAGCCGCGGTCAGCGATTTTCTCGATTCCGTGAGTTTGGATGATTTAATTAACAAAAAAATTTAA
- a CDS encoding SdpI family protein, protein MKNIEKIDFAAIVLCFAAGAYFYAAMPELMASHWGSDGNANGYMPKFWALFLMPIITLAMFLLFLVLPKIDPLKENYAKFGNYYDKFISAFVAFMAYIYALTVLFNNGIEFNMTAAIMPAMAILFYFIATILENTKQNWFIGIRTPWTLSSEKVWDKTNKLGAKIFKIIAILSLATIFLGEWGFIIFTGLIIILSFYLVVYSYLEFKKKT, encoded by the coding sequence ATGAAGAACATTGAAAAAATTGATTTTGCGGCAATAGTTTTGTGTTTTGCCGCGGGCGCGTATTTCTATGCGGCAATGCCGGAATTGATGGCCAGCCATTGGGGAAGCGACGGGAACGCCAACGGTTATATGCCTAAATTTTGGGCGTTGTTTTTGATGCCCATAATCACTTTGGCGATGTTTTTATTATTTTTAGTCTTGCCCAAGATTGATCCCTTGAAAGAGAATTACGCGAAGTTCGGTAATTATTATGATAAATTCATATCCGCGTTCGTGGCGTTTATGGCCTATATTTACGCGCTTACCGTTCTGTTCAACAACGGCATCGAATTTAATATGACCGCGGCGATTATGCCGGCAATGGCCATCCTTTTCTATTTTATCGCTACGATCTTGGAAAACACAAAACAAAATTGGTTCATCGGCATCCGCACTCCATGGACTCTGTCGAGCGAAAAGGTCTGGGACAAAACCAACAAATTGGGCGCGAAAATTTTTAAGATTATCGCTATTTTAAGTTTGGCAACGATCTTTTTGGGTGAATGGGGATTTATAATCTTTACGGGCTTGATAATAATTTTGTCTTTCTATCTGGTTGTTTATTCGTATTTGGAATTTAAAAAGAAAACTTAA
- a CDS encoding polymer-forming cytoskeletal protein has product MNTKRLFARFFFAVFLILNFVFPKDALAFAARTGSQVVVPKSEVVDGTLLASGQTVMIDGDIKGDIICAGQNIDINGAVDGDIICAGQNITITGAVSGSVRCVGQIVKISGAAGEM; this is encoded by the coding sequence ATGAACACAAAACGCTTGTTCGCGCGTTTCTTTTTCGCGGTTTTTTTGATTCTGAATTTCGTGTTTCCAAAGGACGCGCTTGCTTTCGCGGCAAGAACCGGATCGCAGGTTGTCGTGCCCAAAAGCGAGGTTGTCGATGGAACGCTTTTAGCTTCCGGCCAAACGGTCATGATTGACGGCGATATTAAAGGCGATATCATTTGCGCCGGACAGAATATCGATATTAACGGCGCCGTCGACGGCGATATCATTTGCGCCGGTCAAAATATCACGATCACCGGCGCCGTGAGCGGAAGCGTGCGGTGCGTTGGCCAGATTGTGAAAATCAGCGGCGCGGCGGGAGAAATGTAA
- a CDS encoding DNA alkylation repair protein, translating to MIEKIQRELRIGASKEKARELQRFFKTGPGEYAEGDKFLGAMVPQIRAAIKKCWEEITPDEARKLLESEFHEERMAALLILVKKFQKGDDKTKRKIFDLYLKNTKYVNNWDLVDLTAPQIVGGYLEGKDKSILFKLARSKSLWERRIAILATFFFIKNGDCRAALEIAELLLGDKEDLIHKAVGWALREIGNRCGRETEEDFLNKHYKTMPRMMLRYAIEKFSGERREHYMKRASLKHPSMVK from the coding sequence ATGATAGAAAAAATACAAAGAGAATTGCGAATTGGAGCGAGCAAGGAAAAGGCTCGGGAGTTGCAGAGGTTTTTTAAGACCGGGCCGGGAGAATATGCCGAGGGCGACAAGTTTTTGGGCGCGATGGTGCCGCAAATACGGGCGGCGATTAAAAAATGTTGGGAAGAAATTACGCCCGACGAAGCGCGAAAACTGCTGGAAAGCGAATTTCATGAGGAGCGTATGGCCGCGCTTTTGATTTTGGTGAAGAAATTTCAAAAAGGGGACGATAAAACAAAACGAAAAATTTTCGATCTGTATTTGAAAAATACGAAATATGTCAATAATTGGGATTTGGTGGATTTGACCGCGCCGCAAATCGTCGGCGGATATTTGGAGGGCAAAGACAAAAGCATTCTTTTCAAGCTGGCGAGGTCAAAAAGCTTGTGGGAGCGGCGGATCGCGATACTGGCGACATTTTTCTTTATAAAAAATGGCGATTGCCGCGCCGCGTTGGAAATTGCCGAGCTTCTGCTTGGCGATAAAGAAGATTTGATTCACAAAGCGGTTGGTTGGGCGTTGCGGGAAATCGGCAATCGTTGCGGGCGGGAAACCGAGGAAGATTTTTTGAACAAGCATTACAAGACGATGCCGCGCATGATGTTGCGTTACGCGATCGAGAAATTCAGCGGCGAAAGAAGGGAACATTATATGAAGCGGGCTTCTTTAAAACATCCATCAATGGTAAAATGA
- a CDS encoding thermonuclease family protein yields MKITPGQNKSIIAALFVLVLSAAAWFGRDQIAVFPAQNENAVSNAPARVQKAIVTKVLDGDTIVVSGGDHVRLLGIDADEKGYPCYDAGRLRLEELILGKTVSLEADSEDSDQYGRQLRYIFLDSENINQKMVAEGLAIARFYPENQKYKTEIAAAETKAIESKTGCKWGK; encoded by the coding sequence ATGAAAATTACTCCCGGACAAAATAAATCAATAATCGCCGCCCTGTTTGTTCTGGTTTTATCGGCCGCGGCTTGGTTTGGCCGCGATCAAATCGCCGTTTTTCCCGCGCAAAACGAAAATGCGGTCTCAAACGCGCCGGCGCGAGTCCAAAAAGCGATTGTCACCAAGGTTCTTGACGGCGATACAATTGTGGTTTCGGGCGGCGATCATGTGCGTTTGCTGGGAATCGACGCGGATGAAAAAGGATATCCGTGCTATGACGCGGGCCGCTTGCGGTTGGAGGAATTGATTTTGGGGAAAACCGTATCGCTGGAAGCGGACAGCGAAGATTCGGACCAATATGGCCGGCAACTGCGTTATATATTTTTGGACAGCGAAAACATCAATCAAAAGATGGTTGCCGAGGGCTTGGCAATCGCGCGCTTTTACCCGGAAAATCAAAAATACAAAACCGAAATCGCCGCGGCGGAAACAAAAGCGATTGAGTCTAAAACCGGCTGTAAGTGGGGAAAATAA